The Christiangramia flava JLT2011 region TCTTTTAGATTCGATTTTTTCTGATATTCTGCCAGTCGGAGTAAGGTTTTTTCAGACTGGTCTGAATTGGATTCTAAGAGAGCAATGGCCGCCGAAGTTTTCCCAACTGCATTCAGGCTATCGGCTTCCTTTAAAAAATCACTTTGCTGACTCGCCGCCTGGAATTGTCCCAGGAAAATAAAGACTATCAGGATGTACTGCATGGGATTAATTTTTTTCTTCAGTTGTTTTTGGAACTTCGAATTGAATGGGTAATGAATAGAGAATTGCCACTTTTTTCCCTTCTTTCTCTGCGGGCTTCATGTTAGGTAATTTTTCAACAACCCTGTTTGCTTCGGTTTGCAGCCTTTCGCGAACCTTAGCATCATTATCCAGCGATCTTGAACGGACATCGGTAGTATTTCCATCTGCATCGATCTTGAACTGAACCACAATTCTGGTGGAGCCTACAATTCCGAGTTTTTTACCAAGAGACGTGTCAAAATTAGCATTTACAAAATTGATGATCTTTTGAGAGGTACAATCCTGCAATACTTCTCCAGAAAGATTTTCACAACCTGGATATGCCGGCGCTTTGTCTGCAACCGCAAAGGGCACGGCTTCATCCTGCGCAAAGGCAGATGCCGCAAACAGCAGCATCAAACCCAGGGCTAAATTTTTTAAAATATTCTTTTTCATAGCTATGTTATTTAGTTTGAAAGGCAATTGGTAAAGAATACATCACTGAAACTTTTTGCCCATTTTGTTCTCCAGGTGTCATTTTTGGCAGCGAGTTGATCACTCGAATAGCCTCTTCTTTTAGCTCCTCTCTGGAACTTCTGGCTCGCACCTCAGCAATATTTCCATCCTGGCCTATTTTAAACTGAACGATTATGCGGCTGATTCCGGTAAGTCCTAATTCCTTGCCAATATTGGTGTTAAAATTTTGATTCACGAACATGGAAATTTTTTCGCTGGTGCATTTTTTTCGTTCGTCATTGGAAGTAAACTCTTCGCAATCCGGGAATGCAGGAGCTTTGTCAACCACAGCAAATGGTACATCCTTCATGTTGTTTCCTGAGTCTTGCGATTTCGTAATTGTTGCTGAAGAATTGCCGGTGTTGGCAGAATCCCTCAAATTGATATACATGGTATAGGTACCGCCATTTTTAAAAGCAAGTTCCATTGGGTTGTAACCTTCCGGAACCCTTTCCGTCTTTGGGTGTACAGAATAAGATATCTGTTTCTTGCTATAATCTATGGTTGCCCAGCTTACATAATCAGGATTATTCAACAGAAAGGTTTCATATTTATCATGCTGCTCTTTCAGTTTAGGATCACTGTTGAAACTTTTATCCATTCCAAGTTCGTAACTGTACTGCTGCAAATCAAGTTCGGCCTCTAATTCATCATCCTGGGAGCAAGCCACGTAGGTTAGCATCAGCAACAATACGGGAATGATCAATAGAAATTTAAAATGTTTCAGTTTTCCTGATTTGTTCTTTTGTAACATAACTATTCGTTTTTTGATTAATGAATGATTAAAAAATTGATTAGTGAACGTGATGTTGCTGGTACCGAAAGCAGTATTCAGCAGTTGTTCAAAATATTGTTTCTTGCCAGATTTCTTAACGGTAGTTTCATCTGCGATGTACTCATGAATGACCGCCAGTTTGGACTGAAAAAGATAGATGAGCGGGTTAAACCATAGCACGATTTTCAGAATTTCGAAGGTCATCAAATCCACACCATGTCGTTCGTCCAGATGTACCAGCTCGTGGGTAATGATCTGTTTTCGGTCTTCCGCAGAAATCCTGTCTCCTATATATAGTTGATTGAAATAGGTATAGGCAGCATCCGAATTCGGGATTTCGAAAATGTCATAGTATTTCTGTTTAATTGGTCGGCTGCTCCTCGATATTTTCTCAAGCTTATATAGTTTATAAAGAAAAACACCAAACGCTATTGTAGCTCCCAGAAAATAGAGGATTAGCCACCAATTAAGTTGAATATCATTTTCGATCTGTGATGCAGCGGTAGTTGCAGTTCTGTTTCCTATAAATACTTCCGGAAGCAAAACCATCGTTTTGTCAGATAAATTCTGAAATGCTATTGCCGGAGTTGTTTTTTGCAGACTGGTGATTCGTATAAATGGAATCAAAAGTGACAGCAGGGGAGTGGCCAGTAAATAGGCACGGTTAAGATTGAAAAATGTCTCCTTCTGCAGCCAGATTTCATATATTAATAAGAATGCCAGCTGAAAAATCAAGATTTCAAGTAAATAGTCGGTCATCGTTTTTCTTCTTTATTAATCTCTTTTAAAATGGATTCCAGATCGCTGGTCTTCATGTCATTCTTTTTCATGAAAAAGCTCACCATACTTTTAAAAGAACCATTGAAATAGTTGTTCATCAGCTGATTAATGCTCTGGTTGCTATAGGTTTCTTTGGCGATAATGGGAAAATAGATATAACCTTTTCCCTGTTGCCGGTGATCCACAAAGCCTTTGTTTTCAAGGATGCGCACAATCGTGGAAACGGTATTGTAAGCCGGTTTAGGCTCGGGCATTTCAGCGATCAGCGCTGCCACATTTGCTTCTTCCAGATCCCACAATAATTGCATGATCTCCTCTTCTGCTTTGGTGAGCTGCTTCATTTTAAAATGTTGTTTGAGAAGACTAATATAAACTAAAATATTAGTTTAAACTAATTATTTAGTTAAAAATTAAATCATCCGCTTTTTCTATCTTCGTGGGAAATCAGGAAATATGGAAATCATACTCTTTTGTATAGCGGCGTTTTTTATGATCCTCGGCCTTTTGGGGAGTTTTCTCCCGGTACTTCCGGGTGTGCCCTTAAGCTGGATCGGATTGTTGCTGTTTTTCCTGATCCCAACCGTGCCCATGAATTATTTGTTCCTTTCGATCACGCTGGTCATCGCGATCATCGTGTATATTCTGAATCTGGTAATCCCGGCAATGGGAACCAAAAGATTTGGCGGAAGTAAAAAAGGAATGATCGGCGCAACTATTGGGCTGGTAATTGGAATCTTCGCGCCGGTTCCTTTCGCGGTGATCATTGGGCCATTTTTGGGTGCGCTAATAGGGGAAATCCTCAATAAAAGCAATTCCAAGACCGCAGTCAGGGCCGCGTTTGGATCTTTTCTTGGCTTGCTAACTTCCAGTTTTATGGAGTTCCTGGTGTGTGTTGCTTATCTTATTTTGTTTGTATACCAGTTCTGGAATTATAAAGAAGTCATCTTTTAACTACTCGTAAAGGTCGTCCAGGCTGGTCTTATCCAACTCCGAAATAAAACCGGCAATCGTGTCCACGCATTTATCAAAGAATTTTTGGCCTTTTTCTGCAGTTGCTGCTTTTGGGTTTCCCACACCGGTATCTTCGGTCACTTTGGTCCATTCTCTTTGAGCACTTGCCCAGCCTTCTTGCAAACCTTTCAGCTTATAATTTCTGGCTTTTCCGTTTCCGGCTTCTTCCAAAGGTAAAACCAGGTCTGGTCGCAGGTGCATGACTGCAGCTGTTTCAAGCTCCCCGGCATGATCCCCCGGCTCATCGAAATAATTTTCAGCGTTCTCCACTTTCCACCAGTTGATCGAGCAGATGAATACCTTCGGAAAAATGAGGCTGAGCTCCCGGATGATTTGTTTGAAATTATTCCCACCGTGCGCGTTTACCACGATCAGTTTATGAATTTGATGATGATCCAACACCTGAACCAGGTCTTTCAAAACGGCCAGTTGCGTGCTGGGATTCATGTTCATACAAAGCGGAACATCAAGCTGGCCGGTGTTTACGCTAAACGGGACGGTGGGCAGTACAATGGGTTTTGCTCCCGACTTCCAGGAAATTCCTGCTGCTGCAATGGCCACTTCTTCAGCTAAAATATTATCGGTTGCGTAAGGCAGGTGGTAATTATGAGCTTCGGTGGCACCCCAGGGCAACAGGGCGAGGTGATAATTGTCATTTTTCACCTGTTTCCAATTCGTTTCGGCGAGAACGTAAGGTCGTATGTTCTTCATGCTGATTTCATTTTTGCTTAAAATTACGGAAGTTCCGAGTGTGAAAAGAAAGTTATTCCGATTCTTCTCATTTTCAGAAACCTTTAATTAATGGTATTTTTGCCGAAAATACTGCGGAATGCTTGATTTTATTGTTGTTGGAGCTGCTCAGGCCGGTCTGGCCATGTCGTATTACCTTCAGGAGCTGAAGATGGATTTCCTGGTGGTAGATAAAGAATCTGAAATTGGCGCTTCCTGGCTCAATCGCTGGGATTCCCTGAAACTGTTCACACCTTCGGAATTCAATAATCTGCCCGGAATGGATTTTCCTGCTGAAAAGGGGTATTATCCCACCAAAACAGAAGTGGCGCAGTATTTTAAATCTTACGCGAATAAATTTGAAATTCCCATTCAGCTTAACACGCTCATTGAACACATCAGCCACGAAGGCAATCATTTTGAACTGTCTGGCCCAAATGGCAAATTTCTGAGCAGGAACGTTGTGGTGGCGACCGGGCCGTTTCATATTCCGTATACACCGCCGTTTTCCAAAAAGATCGATCGGGAGGTTTTCCAGATTCACAGTAATTACTACAAAAATCCGGATCAGCTTCAGGAAGGGGCAACGATGGTTGTGGGAGCGGGGGACAGCGGCTTCCAGATCCTCGATGAGGTTTCAGCAGAACAGGAGCGAGAAGTGTATTTTTCAGGAACTACCGATGTTCGGGTACTTCCGCAGCAACTCTTAGGAAAGACCCTCTGGTGGTGGTTCACAAAGACAGGTTTTTTGAGTTTCAGTCGGAATTCCTGGTTGGGTAGGAAATTAAGCAAATCCCGGCAGCCGGTTATCGGGACAGACGTGAAGGAAATTCTGGCCCGACCCAATGTGGAGCCGGTTGGTAAGACGAAAAATGCGGAAGGCAATATGGTGCTTACTGAAAAAAAGAAACTCAGCGAACTTCGGAATATCGTTTGGGCTACGGGTTACAGGCCTAATTTTGAATGGATCGAAGGCCTGGAATTGACCAAAGATGGCTATCCGAAGCACGAAAGAGGGGTGAGCAGTATAGATGGGCTCTATTTTATTGGACTTCCCTGGTTACATACCCGCGGGTCAGCCACTTTGGGCGGTATCAAAAAGGATGCAGAATATCTGTCAAATTTCATTCAGCGAGAGGCCGATAAAAGCAAAGGAAATAGCTGATTTTATATATTGTAAATATTGCTTAAATTTATAAGGGTATAGGTTGAAACTATACCCTTTGTTTTTTCGTAAATATTATAATCGTCAGGGTTTTTGGCCCAAACGCTTAATGAACGGGAATATGCAGGAATCTTAACCGCTAATAGAATCAGGAGTTGAATACTTACAATCTTTAAAATATCAAATTATGAAAAGAGGTGAATTTTTAGTGAAAGGAGTTTTGCTGGCATGCTCAGGTGCCTGTGTATTTTCAGCTTGTAGTACAGGCGATGATGGAGGCGATAGTCCGGACCCGC contains the following coding sequences:
- a CDS encoding DUF456 domain-containing protein; this encodes MEIILFCIAAFFMILGLLGSFLPVLPGVPLSWIGLLLFFLIPTVPMNYLFLSITLVIAIIVYILNLVIPAMGTKRFGGSKKGMIGATIGLVIGIFAPVPFAVIIGPFLGALIGEILNKSNSKTAVRAAFGSFLGLLTSSFMEFLVCVAYLILFVYQFWNYKEVIF
- a CDS encoding creatininase family protein; translated protein: MKNIRPYVLAETNWKQVKNDNYHLALLPWGATEAHNYHLPYATDNILAEEVAIAAAGISWKSGAKPIVLPTVPFSVNTGQLDVPLCMNMNPSTQLAVLKDLVQVLDHHQIHKLIVVNAHGGNNFKQIIRELSLIFPKVFICSINWWKVENAENYFDEPGDHAGELETAAVMHLRPDLVLPLEEAGNGKARNYKLKGLQEGWASAQREWTKVTEDTGVGNPKAATAEKGQKFFDKCVDTIAGFISELDKTSLDDLYE
- a CDS encoding flavin-containing monooxygenase → MLDFIVVGAAQAGLAMSYYLQELKMDFLVVDKESEIGASWLNRWDSLKLFTPSEFNNLPGMDFPAEKGYYPTKTEVAQYFKSYANKFEIPIQLNTLIEHISHEGNHFELSGPNGKFLSRNVVVATGPFHIPYTPPFSKKIDREVFQIHSNYYKNPDQLQEGATMVVGAGDSGFQILDEVSAEQEREVYFSGTTDVRVLPQQLLGKTLWWWFTKTGFLSFSRNSWLGRKLSKSRQPVIGTDVKEILARPNVEPVGKTKNAEGNMVLTEKKKLSELRNIVWATGYRPNFEWIEGLELTKDGYPKHERGVSSIDGLYFIGLPWLHTRGSATLGGIKKDAEYLSNFIQREADKSKGNS
- a CDS encoding energy transducer TonB; protein product: MKKNILKNLALGLMLLFAASAFAQDEAVPFAVADKAPAYPGCENLSGEVLQDCTSQKIINFVNANFDTSLGKKLGIVGSTRIVVQFKIDADGNTTDVRSRSLDNDAKVRERLQTEANRVVEKLPNMKPAEKEGKKVAILYSLPIQFEVPKTTEEKN
- a CDS encoding M56 family metallopeptidase yields the protein MTDYLLEILIFQLAFLLIYEIWLQKETFFNLNRAYLLATPLLSLLIPFIRITSLQKTTPAIAFQNLSDKTMVLLPEVFIGNRTATTAASQIENDIQLNWWLILYFLGATIAFGVFLYKLYKLEKISRSSRPIKQKYYDIFEIPNSDAAYTYFNQLYIGDRISAEDRKQIITHELVHLDERHGVDLMTFEILKIVLWFNPLIYLFQSKLAVIHEYIADETTVKKSGKKQYFEQLLNTAFGTSNITFTNQFFNHSLIKKRIVMLQKNKSGKLKHFKFLLIIPVLLLMLTYVACSQDDELEAELDLQQYSYELGMDKSFNSDPKLKEQHDKYETFLLNNPDYVSWATIDYSKKQISYSVHPKTERVPEGYNPMELAFKNGGTYTMYINLRDSANTGNSSATITKSQDSGNNMKDVPFAVVDKAPAFPDCEEFTSNDERKKCTSEKISMFVNQNFNTNIGKELGLTGISRIIVQFKIGQDGNIAEVRARSSREELKEEAIRVINSLPKMTPGEQNGQKVSVMYSLPIAFQTK
- a CDS encoding BlaI/MecI/CopY family transcriptional regulator; translated protein: MKQLTKAEEEIMQLLWDLEEANVAALIAEMPEPKPAYNTVSTIVRILENKGFVDHRQQGKGYIYFPIIAKETYSNQSINQLMNNYFNGSFKSMVSFFMKKNDMKTSDLESILKEINKEEKR